The proteins below are encoded in one region of Fibrella aestuarina BUZ 2:
- a CDS encoding alginate lyase family protein, with translation MTNSRHRLACWCCLFLMLAVSPMTAQSVGKPATFLLDAGLLQANKRAMQQGDAALLAARQTLIATANKALTKPIHSVVEKTKLPPSGNKHDYMSVGPYWWPDSTKANGLPYIRKDGQVNPERYAVQDATYLNALCDDVQLLALAYYFSDDETYARRAADLLRVWFLNEATRMNPNLNYGQAIPGITDGRGIGLIDTRMLAKLVDAVQLIKGTKAWPAADQRALQEWFRAFLTWMQTSPVGKDEEDEHNNHGTYYDFQTVAFALFLDDKPLARQLLQQKTMNRIQSQLKPDGSQPHELARTLSWGYSIMNLKGFFGLAQLAEAVNIDLWNYQTPDGKSLKKAYQWLIPYAKGEKQWTFQQIKPLHREEFLPISAVAAMKYGSTTPAATNNDSMFRLTRSLF, from the coding sequence ATGACAAACTCCAGACACCGACTAGCCTGCTGGTGCTGCCTTTTTCTGATGCTCGCAGTCAGCCCAATGACGGCCCAATCGGTCGGTAAACCGGCAACGTTCCTGCTCGATGCGGGCTTGTTGCAAGCCAACAAACGGGCGATGCAGCAGGGCGATGCCGCCTTATTGGCCGCCCGGCAAACCCTGATTGCCACTGCCAACAAGGCCCTGACGAAGCCCATACATTCGGTTGTCGAGAAGACCAAACTGCCACCCAGCGGCAACAAGCACGATTACATGAGCGTTGGCCCCTATTGGTGGCCCGACTCGACCAAGGCCAACGGCCTGCCTTACATCCGAAAAGACGGGCAGGTCAACCCTGAACGCTATGCCGTGCAGGATGCTACGTACCTGAACGCCCTTTGCGACGACGTACAACTGCTGGCACTGGCGTATTATTTCTCCGACGACGAAACCTACGCGCGCCGGGCGGCGGACCTATTGCGGGTCTGGTTTCTCAACGAAGCAACCCGCATGAACCCGAACCTCAACTACGGGCAAGCCATTCCGGGTATTACCGACGGGCGCGGCATCGGGCTAATCGACACCCGCATGCTGGCCAAACTGGTCGATGCGGTGCAACTCATCAAGGGAACAAAGGCCTGGCCCGCCGCCGATCAGCGGGCGTTGCAGGAATGGTTCCGGGCGTTTCTGACCTGGATGCAAACCAGCCCGGTCGGGAAAGACGAAGAAGATGAACATAACAACCACGGTACGTATTATGATTTCCAGACCGTCGCGTTCGCACTCTTCTTGGACGATAAACCGCTGGCCCGTCAACTGCTTCAGCAGAAGACCATGAACCGGATTCAGAGCCAGTTGAAGCCAGACGGCAGCCAGCCGCACGAGTTGGCCCGTACGCTCTCGTGGGGCTATTCGATCATGAATCTGAAAGGCTTTTTCGGTCTCGCCCAACTGGCCGAAGCCGTGAATATCGACCTCTGGAACTACCAGACGCCCGACGGCAAAAGCCTTAAGAAGGCCTATCAATGGTTAATCCCGTATGCTAAAGGCGAAAAACAGTGGACGTTTCAGCAGATCAAACCGCTGCACCGCGAGGAGTTTCTGCCCATCAGCGCCGTCGCCGCCATGAAATATGGGTCAACGACTCCCGCCGCTACCAACAACGACAGTATGTTTCGCCTGACGCGTTCTCTGTTTTAG
- a CDS encoding RES family NAD+ phosphorylase, whose protein sequence is MLLYRIADNRFAGDLSGTGGLFVSGRWHRQGTRIVYLASSVPLAMLEVLVHTPRRPEGRSLVTVELPDSASVLTVNPDALPKNWRSFPYIDELADMTEQWIAEGKTWLFKIPSAPCPTEFNYLLNPLHQEHSTLRIVSIDPYSFDERLK, encoded by the coding sequence ATGCTGCTTTACCGAATCGCCGACAATCGCTTTGCGGGTGATCTGTCTGGTACGGGAGGGTTGTTTGTATCCGGTCGCTGGCACCGTCAGGGTACCCGTATCGTGTATCTGGCCTCTAGTGTACCCTTAGCCATGCTGGAGGTATTAGTCCATACGCCAAGACGCCCGGAAGGTCGTTCACTGGTAACCGTTGAGCTACCCGACAGTGCCTCTGTGCTGACCGTAAATCCAGATGCATTACCCAAAAACTGGCGCTCTTTCCCTTACATAGACGAACTAGCCGACATGACGGAACAATGGATAGCTGAGGGTAAAACCTGGCTATTCAAAATACCCTCGGCCCCTTGCCCTACCGAATTCAACTATCTCCTCAATCCCCTTCACCAGGAGCATAGTACCCTTCGTATCGTCAGTATTGACCCATACTCGTTCGATGAACGGCTGAAATAG
- a CDS encoding DUF4466 family protein has product MRQPLSLLMLAAVALLPFGCQKSVEPERPLKNDLLKKTTGPAVVGDRIEFAYAIGTLEGDLKNVRAEATIAGGAGTGFSRNSWYTNYSTGVDQPRQTATDTLTSGAVSTATILDVATNKAVTLRYYYYPTAEAQGKDVSFRFSGTSSTGQEVSIQSPTYRVSRMDMKRSIVLGDGAKAYVSLADMTAYTKAEVEQNNLASKIDFVYVYRPTINTYTFGHALIAPSNPDYLKDVTLPTGLAKPRTAIDKRVDVKDAQLRGTAGFDVYIDDIDLQQTTFTNAADYAYGLAADQGAFVKSADGTYAAYVYVNAVNNTAKTMTVSIKRLKLN; this is encoded by the coding sequence ATGCGCCAACCCCTTTCTCTCCTGATGCTGGCCGCCGTGGCCCTGCTGCCGTTTGGCTGCCAGAAAAGCGTGGAACCCGAACGGCCCCTGAAAAATGATTTGCTCAAAAAGACGACCGGGCCGGCCGTCGTGGGCGATCGCATCGAGTTTGCCTACGCCATCGGTACGCTGGAAGGCGACCTGAAAAACGTCCGTGCCGAGGCGACAATCGCTGGTGGTGCCGGTACCGGTTTCAGCCGCAATTCCTGGTATACCAACTACAGCACGGGGGTCGATCAGCCCCGGCAAACGGCCACCGACACCCTCACGTCGGGCGCGGTATCGACCGCCACGATCCTCGACGTGGCGACCAACAAGGCCGTGACGCTGCGGTATTATTACTACCCGACGGCGGAAGCGCAGGGCAAAGACGTGTCGTTCCGGTTTAGCGGCACCTCATCGACGGGGCAGGAGGTCAGCATTCAGTCGCCCACGTACCGCGTCAGCCGCATGGACATGAAACGCTCGATCGTGCTGGGCGACGGGGCGAAAGCCTACGTCTCGCTGGCCGACATGACCGCCTACACCAAGGCCGAAGTGGAGCAGAACAACCTGGCCAGTAAGATCGATTTCGTATATGTGTACCGTCCCACGATCAACACCTACACGTTCGGTCACGCGCTGATCGCCCCGTCGAACCCCGATTACCTCAAAGACGTGACGCTGCCCACCGGCCTGGCCAAACCCCGCACGGCGATCGATAAGCGGGTCGACGTGAAGGATGCCCAACTGCGGGGCACGGCTGGTTTCGACGTCTACATCGACGACATCGACCTGCAACAGACCACTTTCACCAACGCCGCTGATTACGCCTACGGCCTCGCCGCTGATCAGGGCGCTTTTGTCAAATCAGCCGATGGCACCTACGCGGCTTACGTCTATGTCAACGCGGTCAACAACACCGCCAAAACCATGACGGTCAGCATCAAGCGGCTGAAACTGAACTAG
- the parS gene encoding type II RES/Xre toxin-antitoxin system antitoxin, translating into MNVSVKRIVEGLGGSQYFKRPIRHEFDLMEVVKEGLPIESAAHLQRNFGLTNKQMSALLAISESTYQRRLRDKGTLTPDETEKAISLSEVYAKGVDVFRNEADFEEWLQMKIPALADQRPADLLNSMLGRRYVLDELNRILYGIFS; encoded by the coding sequence ATGAACGTATCGGTGAAACGTATTGTGGAAGGGTTGGGCGGAAGTCAATACTTCAAACGCCCCATCCGGCATGAGTTCGACCTGATGGAGGTCGTTAAAGAGGGATTACCTATTGAGTCGGCCGCTCATTTGCAGCGTAACTTCGGCCTGACCAACAAGCAGATGAGCGCCTTACTGGCTATTTCGGAAAGCACGTACCAACGGCGCCTGCGCGACAAAGGCACGCTCACGCCCGACGAAACCGAAAAAGCGATTTCCCTATCAGAAGTATATGCCAAAGGGGTCGACGTCTTCAGAAACGAAGCGGATTTTGAGGAATGGTTGCAGATGAAGATTCCCGCCCTGGCCGATCAACGCCCAGCGGATTTGCTTAATTCGATGCTTGGGCGACGGTATGTACTGGATGAACTGAACCGAATCCTGTACGGTATTTTCTCCTGA
- a CDS encoding heparinase II/III domain-containing protein produces the protein MKTRLLSILCCLFCAAASAQDANLLSGKFTKEALKTVLIPQAKWTPFPRRDDRAGWAKADQAMMQGYLKKAETYLTYQWPYIPATKSLLIERTGDRDQYQDISFKKREVLGTLLLAELYENKGRFIDQIIDGVWSICEESFWGVPAHLPKSKAYSGLMDVQKPFVDLFAAETATYLAWVDYYLGDQLDAVSPQLRKRIYTETNNRIFTPLMTQPHGWMTKTANGRAPNNWNPWICSNWLNAVLLLEKDDDKRTAAVHKLLNVLDQFVNPYPQDGGCDEGPSYWGAAAASLYDNLAMLNTASNDAFAYVYADEKFRNMGRFIYRAQISPRYFLNFADADPQPGMAATMIYRYGKAINDPDMMRFGAYYFKPDDASVGKFHYFRHFYSLFMQDEFRQAAKGLPLPQNVWLPDLQMFAARDQAGTTDGFYVAAKGGNNDESHNHNDIGNYVVYYDGQPVLIDVGRGTYTRKTFSDKRYDIWYNCSDYHNLPTVNGQNQPPGPQFKARTVAYKTGNGFTQFDVDIAPAYPKAAGVSSWQRTVRLNRGKNVQIKDLFRLDKANDLTQHLMTCYPIELGKPGELLIHYKPAGGTASDFVVTYDPKRMQPTIEKVKLDQPEDRGIISKWGDTIYRINLNVLSPKPSDQLTLLINKR, from the coding sequence ATGAAAACCCGACTCTTATCCATTCTGTGCTGCTTGTTTTGTGCTGCGGCTTCGGCGCAGGACGCGAATTTGCTCAGCGGAAAATTCACGAAGGAAGCCCTGAAAACGGTGCTGATTCCGCAGGCGAAATGGACGCCTTTTCCGAGGCGCGACGACCGGGCGGGCTGGGCTAAAGCCGATCAGGCGATGATGCAGGGCTATCTCAAAAAAGCTGAAACGTACCTGACGTACCAGTGGCCCTACATCCCGGCCACCAAATCGCTGCTCATCGAACGGACCGGCGATCGGGATCAGTACCAGGATATTAGCTTCAAAAAGCGCGAGGTGCTGGGTACGTTGCTGCTGGCTGAACTATACGAGAACAAAGGCCGATTCATCGATCAGATCATCGACGGCGTGTGGTCGATCTGCGAAGAATCATTCTGGGGGGTACCGGCACATCTGCCCAAGTCCAAAGCCTATTCGGGGCTAATGGACGTACAGAAACCATTCGTGGATCTGTTTGCGGCCGAAACGGCAACGTACCTGGCCTGGGTCGATTACTACTTGGGCGATCAGCTCGACGCTGTATCACCGCAACTCCGCAAACGCATCTACACCGAAACCAACAATCGGATTTTTACGCCGCTGATGACGCAGCCCCACGGCTGGATGACCAAAACCGCCAACGGCCGCGCGCCCAACAACTGGAACCCCTGGATCTGCTCCAACTGGCTCAACGCGGTCTTGCTGCTCGAAAAAGACGACGACAAACGCACGGCGGCGGTGCACAAACTCCTCAATGTGCTCGATCAGTTCGTGAATCCGTATCCGCAGGACGGCGGCTGCGACGAAGGTCCCAGCTACTGGGGTGCGGCGGCGGCCTCGCTCTACGACAATCTGGCGATGCTCAATACGGCCAGCAACGATGCGTTTGCGTACGTGTATGCCGACGAAAAATTTAGGAATATGGGCCGCTTCATCTACCGTGCTCAGATCAGCCCGCGTTACTTCCTGAACTTCGCCGACGCCGACCCGCAGCCCGGTATGGCCGCCACCATGATCTACCGCTACGGCAAGGCCATCAACGACCCCGACATGATGCGCTTTGGCGCGTATTATTTTAAGCCCGACGATGCTTCTGTGGGCAAGTTTCATTACTTCCGCCACTTCTATTCCCTGTTCATGCAGGACGAATTCCGGCAGGCGGCGAAGGGGCTTCCGCTCCCGCAAAACGTCTGGTTGCCTGATCTTCAGATGTTTGCTGCCCGTGACCAGGCCGGCACGACCGATGGGTTCTACGTAGCGGCCAAAGGCGGTAACAACGACGAAAGCCACAACCACAACGACATCGGCAACTACGTGGTCTATTACGACGGTCAACCCGTGCTGATCGACGTGGGACGGGGCACGTATACCCGTAAGACCTTCAGCGACAAGCGGTACGACATCTGGTACAACTGCTCGGACTACCACAACCTGCCCACCGTCAATGGCCAGAATCAGCCGCCCGGCCCGCAGTTTAAAGCCCGTACCGTCGCCTACAAAACGGGCAACGGATTCACCCAGTTTGACGTCGACATTGCACCGGCTTATCCGAAGGCGGCGGGCGTATCAAGCTGGCAGCGGACAGTGCGCCTCAACCGGGGGAAGAACGTGCAGATCAAGGACCTTTTCCGTCTCGACAAAGCCAATGACCTGACCCAGCACCTGATGACCTGCTACCCGATCGAACTGGGAAAACCCGGCGAACTGCTGATTCATTACAAACCGGCAGGCGGCACGGCCAGCGATTTCGTGGTTACTTACGATCCCAAACGCATGCAGCCAACGATCGAGAAGGTCAAGCTGGATCAGCCCGAAGACCGGGGCATCATCAGCAAATGGGGCGATACTATTTACCGCATCAACCTAAACGTGCTGTCACCCAAACCTTCCGATCAATTAACACTGCTAATCAACAAGCGGTAA